TCTAAAATCTATAAAAATTTTTAATATTTTTATTAAAATTATTACTATTATTCGTAAATCAAGAATAGAAATGAATATAGATAATAATAAGAAAATTAATTTATACATAAAAAATATTAATTATAAATTAGATATTTTTATTAAAAATAATATAAATATTTTAAAAAAATTTGTTAATATTAAAAAAATTTTTTTTCTAGAAAATAATATTAATTTTCCAGAAAAAACATTAATAAATAAAATAAATAAAATTGAATTTGCAATACCATTAAACATAAAGATCATTAATAAAAAATTTTTATTAAATAAAATTAATATTAAATTACAAAATAATCAAAAAATGATAAATATTTTAAATAAAAATATTAAAAATAAAAATTTTTTATCTAAAGCTCCAAAACAAATTATACAAAAAAAATTAGAAGAAATAAAAAATTATAAAATTTTAAAAAAAGAATTATTAAAAAAAATTTTATTAATTAAAAGTTTATAATATTTATTATTAATTAAAAATTATTTATAAATAAGGATTTATATTATGAATCAATTTTACAATAAACATTTTTTAAAATTAACAGATTTTTCAAAAGAAGAAATTTTTGAATTAATTAAAATTGCTGAAAAATTAAAATATGATAAAAAAAATTTTAAAGAAAAAAAGAAATTAATAAATAAAAATATTATCTTAATTTTTGAAAAAAATTCAACAAGAACAAGATGTTCATTTGAAATAGCTTGTTTTGATCAGGGAGCTAATGTTACTTATTTAAATATTAAAGATAGTCATATAGGATATAAAGAATCATTAAAAGATTCTGCAAGAATTTTAAGTAATATGTATGACGGATTACAATATAGAGGAAAATATCAAAAAAATTTAGAAATTATTGCTAAATATTCTAAAATTCCAGTATGGAATGGTTTAACAAATGAGTTTCATCCTACTCAAATATTAGCAGATTTACTAACTATAAAAGAACATATAAAAAATAAAAACATAGATCAAATAAAATTATCTTATATAGGTGATATTAATAATAATATTTCTTTTAGTTTAATAGAAGCATCAATTATTATTGGGTTTGAATTATATTTAATTTCTCCGCAGAAAATTAAAATAAGTAATAATCCATATATAAATAACCTTATAAAAACATTAAAAAATAAAAATAATATTCATATAACAGACAATATTAATGTAGGTATAAAAAATACTGATTTTATTTACACTGATATTTGGTTATCTATGGGAGAAAAAACATCTTTAAAATTATGGGAAAAAAAAATTAATCAATTTCTTAATTATCAAGTAAATAAATTATTATTAGTAAAAAGTAAAAATCCTAATATTAAAGTTATGCATTGTTTACCTTCTTTACATTTATATAATCACTATAAAAAACTTTTTAATAAAAAAATTATATCTAAATATAAATTATTTAATGGATTAGAAATTACAAATGAAGTTTTTGAATCTAACAATAGTATTATTTTTCAACAAGCAGAAAATAAAATTCACACTATTAAAGCTATAATAATAGCTTCTTTATTAAAAGAAAAATATTAAAATTATTAAAATATTTTATTAAAATTAATAATTAAAAATTTTAGATATAAATTATTTATTATGAAAAAAATTTTTTTACAAAAAAACATTAATTTTTTTTAAAACATATTCACAAATAATTTTATTTAAAATATTATTTTTATTTCTGATTAAATTTCTATTAATTCAGTTAAGAAATAAGTCTTATTAGATATTAATAAACAAACTTTTCAAATTTTCAGAAATATATAATATATACTTAAAAAAATTAAATTTTTTATTAATAATATAATTAAAACTACAATATTTTTACAAAATTTTAATAATTATAATAAAAAAATATTTTTTAGAAAATACTATAAGTTATCCAATAAGAATATGTTTATAAATATCTAAATTATCTAATAACGTTCAAATTCAAAATAGAAGCTATAGTTATAAAACTATAGAAATATAACTTTAAATTATAAGGTTTAAAATAATGTTTTTATTTTTTAGATTAATATGTATTATTTTTATATTAATATTACTACCAATAACAAAAAAACATTTAAATAAACATAAATTTCATCAAGAAATTGTTTATTTTTATAATTGGACAGAATATGTTCCAGATAATATTTTAGAAAAATTTACTAAAGAAACTGGTATTAAAGTTATTTATTCTACATATGATTCTAATGAAAGTATGTATACAAAGTTAAAAACTTATAAAAAACAATCATATGATTTAATTGTTCCTTCTACATATTTTGTAGCTAAAATGAAAAATGAAGGTATGATACAAAAAATAGAAAAAAAAAAAATACCAAATTTTTCTAATTTAGATCCAAAATTTTTAAATAAGTCTTTTGATTTAAATAATGAATATTCAATACCATATATATGGGGAGCAACAGCTATAGGAGTTAATACAAGTAAAATAAATCCTAACTATATAAATAGTTGGGCTGATTTATGGAATAAAAAATATTATAAATCTATTTCTTTAATAGATGATGCAAAAGAAGTATTTCAAATTGCCTTATTAAAATTAGGTTATCCAGGTAATACTAAAAATTTAAAATATATTCAAAAATCTTTTATAGAATTAAAAAAATTAATGCCAAATATTATTTCATTTAATTCTGATAATCCTGGTTATCCATTTATAGATGGATCTGTAAATATAGGTATGATATGGAATGGTGCTGCATATTCTGTTAAAAAATTAGGTATTCCTTTAAAATTTATTTGGCCTAAAGAAGGAGGAATTTTTTGGATGGATAGTTTTGTTATACCTATTAATGCAAAAAATATTGAAGGTGCTTTAAAATTAATTAATTTTTTATTAAGACCAGATATTGCAGCTCAAATAGCTATAAAAACTGGATATTCAACTCCTAATTTAAAAGCTCAAAAATTATTACCCATAGATATGCTTAATAATAATATGTTATATCCAAATAATGAAATAATTAAAAAAGGTATATGGCAAAATGATGTAGGTATGAATATAAGTAAAAAATATGAAATATATTTTCAACAATTAAAAAATTTATAATTTTAAATAAATCTAAAAAATTAATTTATTTATATATATTTATTATATAATTTTTTGTATAAAATATAATATAAATTAAAAATTTAAATATATTTTTATACAAAAATTTTCTTGACATATAAATATTAAATATAATATGATAATTAATTGATCCTCTGTAGTTCAGTTGGTAGAACGGCGGACTGTTAATCCGTATGTCACTGGTTCGAATCCAGTCAGGGGAGTGATAATATTAATAAAATTTTTTATTTTTTTATATCATAAAATATATTTTTGTATTTAAATTATTTTAAATTATTTTTATATATAGGATATATTATATGGTAATAGATTTACATCTTCTGCTTAAAGAAGAAATTATATATGAATTATTATCAATCCAGGATGTAGTACGTTGGATAACTAGTTGTTTTAATATGTCTAATTTATGGTATGGTCATGGTAATGATAATCCATGGGATGAGGCATTAAATTTAGTTTTATCTGTATTAAGCTTACCTCCATATTTATGGGATAAAGTTTATACAGCTAAATTATCTTTTAAAGAACGTAAATTAATTTATAAATTAGTATTAAAACGTATTAAAAAAAAAATTCCTGTCGTATATTTAACAAAAAAAACTTGGTTTTGTGGACATGAATTATATATTGATAATAGAGTATTAATACCTAGATCTCCAATTTCTGAATTAATTAATAATAAATTTAAATATATTATTCCTTCTTATAAAGAACCTAAATATATATTAGACTTATGTACTGGAAGTGGTTGCATTGCAATTGCTTGTGCGTATTTATTTCCTAATTCACACATAGATGCTGTAGATATTTCTTTAGATGCAATTAATGTGACAGAATATAATATTCAATTACATGGATTAGAAAATAGAATAACTCCTATTTGTAGTAACTTATTTGAAAAATTAAAAAAATTAAATTATGATTTAATTATTACTAATCCTCCATACGTAGATAAAAAAGATATAAATTTTTTACCAAAAGAATATTCATATGAACCTAAAATTAGTTTAGTTTCAGATAATAATGGTACAGAAATTATTGAAAAAATAATATCTCAAGCATTTTCCTATCTCAAAAAAGATGGTATCTTAATTTGTGAAGTAGGTGATAAAATGATAAATATAATAGAAAAATATCCAGAAAAATGTTTTCAATGGTTAAAGATAAAAAATGGAGGTATAGGTATATTTAAAATGCAAAATATTTAATATATACATATTTTATATAATTTAAAAAATTATGGAGTATTTTATTATGGCAGGAAATAGTATTGGAAAATTATTTAAAGTTACAACTTTTGGTGAATCTCATGGTAAAACTTTAGGATGTATAATAGATGGAGTTCCTCCTAAAATACCTTTAAAACCAAATGATTTACAAAAAGATTTAGATAGACGTAAACCAGGATCATCTAAATATACTTCTCCAAGAAAAGAAATAGATAAAATAGAAATTTTATCAGGAGTATTTAATGGTTTAACAACAGGAACTAGTATTGGTCTACAAATTAACAATATGGATGTTAGATCTAAAGACTATAATAATATAAAAAATATTTTTCGTCCTGGACATGCTGATTATACTTATGAAAAAAAATATGGGATCAGAGATTATAGAGGTGGGGGTCGTTCATCAGCTAGAGAAACAACTATGCGTGTTGCTGCAGGAGCTATCGCTAAAAAATATTTATTAATGAAATTTAATTTAAAAATTCAAGGATATTTATCTCAAATAGGTAATATAATCTGTAATTTTGATAATTGGGATGAAGTAAATAAAAATCCTTTTTTCTGTCCTAATCAATATCAAATAAAATCTTTACAAGATTTAATAAATAATTTAAAAAAAAATGGTGACTCTATAGGAGCAAAAATTACAATAATTGTAAAAAATGTACCGATAGGATTAGGAGAACCAGTATTCGATAAATTAGATGCAGAAATAGCTCATGCTATAATGAGTATCAATGCTGTTAAAGGAATAGAAATAGGTGATGGTTTTAATTCTATTAATAAATTAGGAAGTAAATATAGAGATGAAATAAGATTGGATGGATTTCAAAGTAATAATTCAGGAGGAATATTAGGGGGAATTAGCACAGGTCAAAATATTATTATACATTTTGTAGTAAAACCTACTTCTAGTATTTCTATACCAGGAAAAACAATTAATTTATTAGGTAAAGAAACAGTTTGTGTTACACAAGGACGTCATGATCCTTGTGTAGGAATTAGAGCTGTTCCTATAGGAGAGGCAATGGTTGCTATAATTTTAATGGATCATTTTTTGCGTTATCGTGCTCAATGTATTGATAATATACTAAAATAAAAATTAATATAATTCATTAATATTATTAGATAAATAATTTATAATTCCTTTAGAAGTAGGATTTATACTTTTTTTACCTTTTTCCCATTGTGCAGGACAAACATCACCATATTTTTCATTATGTTCTACAGCATCAATCATTCTAATAACTTCATTTATATTTCTACCAAATGGTAAATCATTTATTAATTGATGTCTTATTATTCCTTTTGTATCTATTAAAAATAGAGCTCTTAATGCTATACCTAATTCAGGATGTTCAATTCCATAAGATTTTTGTATATTTTTTTTAATATCAGATATCATTATAAATTTAATATTTCCAATACCACCTTGATTAATTGGAGTATTTCTCCAAGCATAATGTACAAATTGGGAATCACATGATATACCTAATATCTTTACATTTCTTTTTTTAAAATGATTATAGTATTTATTAAATGTTATAATTTCCGTAGGACAAACAAATGTGAAATCTAAAGGCCAAAAAAATATAACAGTTATTGTATTTTTTGAATATTTATATAAATTAAAATTATCAATTATTGAACCATCAGGAAGTACAGCAGGTGCATAAAAATCAGGAGCTTTTTTAGTAACTAATATCATATTTTCCTCTTAATTAAATTATAATTTAACTTGATTATATATATTATTTAATATATATAATTTTATTATAATAAATAAAAAATAAAATAATTTTCATTATTAATTTTTTTTAAAATATAAATTAAAAAACAAATTATTTCATAAATTTTAAAAAATAATTATTTTAATAATAAGTTATATTAATAGTATTATATTTTTAAAATTTTATAATAATAAAAATAAATATTAAGAATATTATTCTTATTTAATTAAAAAATAAGTATATTAATATACTATATAATTTATCTTTTTTTATATTATTTATGATAATATTTAATTATAATTATTTATTATAATTTTTTTAATTTTTTAATAAAAATTGATTCTTTTATATTATTATATAATGTATATTAATACGAAAAAATAATCTAAAAAATATTTTAATAAATAAAAAACTTTATTTTAAATAAATATTTATTTTTTATAAAAATATTATTAATAAATAATATTATTTTTAATTTTTTAAATTCTAAATTCTAAATTTTACATATAAAAATATTTAATTTAAATTAAAAATATATTTTAATTATTTTTTAATTATTTTTAATAAAATTATTTATATTTAAATATATAAAATAAGAATAAACAAAAATATAAATTAATATTTAATTATTTATATTTTTTATACTATAAACAGAAAAATTTTTATTTTTAGATAAAATATTAAATTTAAGTAAAAATTTATTAAAAATTTTTGAACATGATACAAAATTATTAATTACAAATAATAATTTTCCATTATATTTTGTTTTATTTTTAAATTTATTAATCATTTGATAAATAAACTTTAACGAATAATATAAATCATCATGAATAGGAGGATTAGATATAATAAAATCAAATTTTTGATTTACTTTAGAATAAACATTACTTGGAAATACATTATTATTTTCTAAAAAATTTTTATTTAATGTTTTTTTAGTTGAAATAATTGCTTTTATATCAATATCAGTTGAATATAACAAAAATTTTTTTCTATGTTTTTTTATATTATTACTTAATATAGTAGAAATAATTCCAGAACCACATCCTAAATCTAATACTTTTCCTTTAATATTTAAATTATTAAAAATAGTAGAAATTAAAAATTTACTACCATGATCAAATTTATTACCTCCAAATACACCAGGTAAATTATATATTTTAAAATTTTTATAGTAATAATGATTCCAATAATCATTTATATGAAATGATATTTTCTTTTTAAGAATTGCATAAAATATAATATGTTTTCTTATACTAATAATTTTTTCAAAATAAATCATTTCTAATTCTTTAATATTTTTAATATTTTTTATACCACTCTTATTTGCTCCTATAACATAAATTTCACTTTTAAAAGTAAATAATGATAATATATTTTTTAATATAAAAATAGATTCTTTTTTATTTTTTAACCAAAAAAATATAAGAACATTAAAATTATATTTTTTATATATATTTTCATTCATGATTCCGTAATAAATATTACGATTTACTATTTTTTTTAACCATATATAATAATCATATTTATGAGTATTTATAAAACTTACTAGAGTATCTAAATAAATTGGCATCTTATCTCTCATATTTCCTGCAAAAAGTACTTTATGATTGATGAATTTATTTTTAAATAAACGTAAAAAATATTGATTTATTGGTAATAATATATTCATTTTTAAATTCTACAAATTTCACTAAAAAATTTTTTTTTTTCCCATGAAAAAATTGTTAATTTTTTACCCCAACAACAACCAGTATCTAATCCTATAATATTATTAGGTGTATATTTTCCTCCTTGTAAATCAGACCAATGACCAAAAAATATTGTATATTTTTTATATAAAATATTAGGTATCGAAAACCAAGGTTTTAACACTGTAGAAGAAATATTATCAGGAGCTTTTTTAGTAAACATTTCTAAAGTTCCATTTGGATAACAATATCTCATTTTTGTTAGTGAATTAACAATAAAATTAAAACGTTCAAATCCTATTAAAGTATTTTGTTTCCAATCATTAACTTGGTAATCTTCATTACTTATGTAATCAATGAATATTTTATTATTTTTACCAGAAATAATATTTTCTGCTTCATAAGAAAAAGATAATATTTCTTTTATATTATTCCATTGTGGTGTAATACCAGCATGAGACATTAAGATTTTTTTATTTTTATCATATTGTACTAATGGTTGGTATTTTAGCCAAGTATTTATAATAAATACTATTTTTTTATTTTCTAATAATTGTAAAATTTTTGGATCATTAACATTATTATAATAACCTAATACTAATGATATTAAATATAAATCATGATTTCCTAAAACTAATTTTACAGAATTTTTAATAGAATATAAATAACATAATACTTTTATAGAATCTGGTCCTCTTGCAATAAGATCTCCTGTAATCCATAATTGATCTTTTTTGTAATTAAAATTAATTTTTTTTAATAAGGAGATAAGTTCATTATAATAACCATGAATATCTCCAATAAGATAAGTAGTCATTTTTATATATGTCAATGAATATAAGTTTTAATTGCTAAACGAAAAATTGGAATATCTACATGATAAACATTATTTTTTTCATCTATCATGATATAGTGTCCCTGCATTATTCCAATAGGAGTTTCTAAAATTGCTCCACTAGTATAATGAAAATCATTTCCTGGTCTAATATATGGTTTTTTACCTATCACTCCTTCACCATATATTTGAGTTTTTTGACCATTACCATTAGTAATGGTCCAATAACGACTGATTAATTGTAATATTTTTTTACCTACATTATGTATGGTAATTGTATAAACAAAAACATAACGATTAATCGTAGGTATTGATTGTGATTCTATATAAATACTATGTGATCTTATATAAACTTGAGATAATAATGATTTCATAAGTTTATAACCTTTTATTTTTTAATTCTAACCAACGAGCTAATTGACAATATTCTGATATTGAAACATTTTCAGCACGAATTTTATGATCAATACCTAAAAAATCTAATTCTTCTATAGAAAATAAATTTAATAAACTATTATGTAACATTTTTCTTCTCATACTAAAAGTTTGTTTAATAATTTTCTTCAAAAAAAAAATATTATTTAAATTATAAGGATTATTATTATACGGTCTCATATAAATCATATTAGAAATTACTTTAGGTTTTGGAAAAAAAGAACTTGGTTTAATTTCTATTAAAGATTTTATTTTGAAAAATAATTGCATTATTATACTTAAACGACCATAATTTTTGTCTCCAGGTTGAGCAGTCAAACAATCTACTACTTCTTTTTGCATTATAAAATTCATATCTTTAATATTATTTAAATATTTTAATAAATAAAATATTATTGCAGTAGAAATATTATACGGTAAACTTCCAAATATACGTATTCTTTTTTTTAATTTTTTTATTAAATTAAAAAAATTAAAATTTAAAACATCACTTAATATAAAATTTACATTTGAATTTATTAAAATTTTATTTTTTTTTAAAATATTAATTAAATTTTTATCAATTTCAATAACTGAAAGATTTTTATTATAATTAACTATAGGAAGAGTTAAAGAACCTAATCCTGGACCTATTTCTACCATATTATGGTAATATTTAGGATTTATTAAAAAAATTATCTTTTTAATAATATTTTTATTAATTAATATATGTTGTCCATAATTCTTCTTAAGAAAAATTTTCATAATATTATTTTTTATATATAAAAAAATTATCTATTTTAAAAAAATTTATATATTTATATTTTATAAAAATAAAATTTTATTATATCATTACATTAAATTTTTAATATATATTGTTTTAGCATATTCATAAATAAAAAAATTAGATTCTTTTTCAAAATTTTGTTTAAAAATAATATCATAAGCTTGTTTTTGAAAAAAATCTTTTGTTTTTAGATTATTTTTTTCTTTTAATAATTGAATTATATAATATCCATTAGGTTCTTTAATTAATAAACTAAATTGGTTTATTTTTAATTTTTTTATAATTTTTTGAAATTTTATAGAAAAAGAATTAAATGGTACCCAACTAATATAATCTTTAAATTTAATTATTTTTTTATTACTTAAAAATAATTGCATTGCTTCTTTAAAAGTAATTTTTTTTTTAAAAAGATTAAAATAAATATAATTTATTTTTTTTTGGGTATTTTTTTTATTAAAATTATGTTTATCTATATATATTAGATGTAATAAAACTTTTTTATTATCTATGTTATCTATTAATACCATATCATTTATTTTTAAAAGAAAAATTTTAGAATATAAATATATTGGACCTATAATATCTCCTTTTTTTGATTTGTCTACATAATTAACTAAAATTGATGGTAATTTATCTTCTGTTCCTTTTAAGGTTGTTTTTTGTATTTTGGAATTTTCAATAAATATATTACTATTAATATTTTTTATATGATTATTTAATTTATTATTTTTTAATATATTTAATAATTTAGAAATTAATGATAATTTATGATTAAAATCATTTTTTAATAATGATTTTGATTTATTAACTGTTAAATAAAATAAAGTAATATTATATTTTTTATGATATTTATATTTTAAATATAACTGATTTGTTAAAGAATCAATTTCTTCATCACAAATATTAATATTATTTTTTATTAATATACTTTTAAAAATATAAATCAAGAGATTTTTTCTCATAATATTATGATATAATTCATAATTAATATTATTTTTTATTAATCTTTCTTTTAAAAAATTTTCATTAACATTATTTTGTTTATACATTTCTGAAATAAGATAATTTAATTTTTTTTTAGAAATATAAAAATTACTATTTTTTATAATTTGTAAAAAAAGATTATTTTTTATTAAATCTTCAAGATTATTAAAATCTAATATTGAATTTAATAATTCATTTTCATTATTATGAAAATAATTAGATATATTTAAAATATCATTAATTTCGTTTTTAAGAATTATTTTATTATTTATAATAAATCCAATACCATTAATATTTTCTATTGGCGTAGATATACATTTAGAAATATTAAATATACAATATATTATTGTTATAATAAATATTATTTTTCTAATTATCATTTTTTATCCTAGAAAAAATTATATTTTATATAATATATAATAATTTTATTTCTAATTTATTCAATATTTATTACATTCAATAATGTTAATTTTTAGATATTTATAAATTAATAATTTAATTATAATAAATTATAGTTCTAATATATTTATTGAGGGTTATATGTTTTTTTTACTACAATTATTATTATTTTTAATAAGTTTTATAATTAATTATAATATTAGTTATAGTTTTATTAATATAATAATAATTATATTAATTAGTTTTTTAATTAATAAAATATATCAATTTTATTATAAAAATAATTATAGTGTAAGTAATATAAAAAAATCATTTATTCAAATTACTTTTGAAGTAATGGGATATATAAGTAAATCAAAAGGTTTTGTTAGTAATAATGATATAATGATAGCAACAAAATTAATAAAAAAAATGAAATTAAATAGTAAATATATTATTTTTGCTCATAAATCATTTACAAATGGAAAAAATAAAAATTATCCTTTAATTTATAAATTACATAATTTAAATTATTTAATTTATAAAGATACAAATTTAATAAATAAATTTTTAGAAATTCAACTTGAATTATCTTTTATAAATAAGTCTTTAAATCCCAAAACTAGAAAAATATTATTTATTATATTTCAAGAATTAAAAATATCTCTATATCAAGTTTTGATAATAATTAATAAATTAAAATATAAAAATAAAGATATTAATGAAAAAGATTTATTTTTTTATAAAAACGATAATCAATTTAAAAAACAAACAGAAAATAATAATTTTAATTATGATAATTATCAAAATATAAATTATAATGAATTTGATTTAAATCAAGCATATAAGTTATTAGGAGTTAAACCTGAAGATAATCTTTTAACTATTAAAAGAGCATATCATAAATTAATTAGTAAATATCATCCAGATAAATTAATTTCTAAAGGTTATACATCTAAACAATTAGAAATAGCTAAAATTAAAACTCAAAATATACATAAAGCATATAATATAATTAAAAAAAATATTATATAATAATTTATATTTTTTCAATAATAACTATTGCACAAGTATAATTAATTTCATCTGATATAGAAATATGAATATAATAGTTATTAGTTATATTTTTTATTATTTTTAATGCTTTACTATAAAATTTTAATCTTGGTTTTCCTGTTTTATAATGTAAAAGTTCTATTTGATTAAAAAATATTCCATTAGTAAAACCAGTATTAAGAGCTTTTACTGCTGCTTCTTTCACAGAAAAATATTTTGCTAAAACTTTTATTTTTTTATCTTTATTTTTATTTTTTTTATAAATAGATAATTCATATCTAGTTAATATTTTATATACAAAACGTTTTTTAAAATGTTGAAATATATTTTTAATTCTATTAATTTCTACTAAATCTATACCAATACCAATAATTTTCATATAATTGTTCTTTATTTTAATCAATTTTTTATAAATTATTTAATTTGCACCCATATTTGTAAATTTATTTTTCTTTTAAAAAATTTTTTTATATTTTGTTCTGATTTATATTTAATTAATTTTAATTTGGTTGCATTTTTACCTATTATTATTTTTTTTTGATTTAAATTATTTACTAAAAATAATACTTGTATTTGATTTTTTATTATTTTTATTTTTTGAGGATAATTTATTTTAATATATATTAAATAAGGTAATTCTTTATGAATATATTTTATAATATTCTCTCTAATCATTTCTTTAATAATAAATTCTTCTGTTTGATTTGTAATATAATTTTTAGGATAATGATGTTTTTTTTTAGGTAAATTTTTACAAATAAAATTATTAATAATATTAGTATGTAATTTATATTTTGCTGAAACTATAAATAAAAAAAATATTTTTATTTTTTTTTTAATAAAATTAATATATGGTAATAAAATATTTTTATTTTTAATTTTATCAATTTTATTAATAACTACTATTATTGGAATATTGGTTTTATTTAAAATTTTTAAAAATTTTTCTTCTATATAATTCCATCTATTTCTATCTAAAATAAATAAAATAAAATTAAATTCATTATTTTTTAATAAATT
Above is a genomic segment from Enterobacteriaceae endosymbiont of Donacia dentata containing:
- the argF gene encoding ornithine carbamoyltransferase; translation: MNQFYNKHFLKLTDFSKEEIFELIKIAEKLKYDKKNFKEKKKLINKNIILIFEKNSTRTRCSFEIACFDQGANVTYLNIKDSHIGYKESLKDSARILSNMYDGLQYRGKYQKNLEIIAKYSKIPVWNGLTNEFHPTQILADLLTIKEHIKNKNIDQIKLSYIGDINNNISFSLIEASIIIGFELYLISPQKIKISNNPYINNLIKTLKNKNNIHITDNINVGIKNTDFIYTDIWLSMGEKTSLKLWEKKINQFLNYQVNKLLLVKSKNPNIKVMHCLPSLHLYNHYKKLFNKKIISKYKLFNGLEITNEVFESNNSIIFQQAENKIHTIKAIIIASLLKEKY
- a CDS encoding extracellular solute-binding protein, with translation MFLFFRLICIIFILILLPITKKHLNKHKFHQEIVYFYNWTEYVPDNILEKFTKETGIKVIYSTYDSNESMYTKLKTYKKQSYDLIVPSTYFVAKMKNEGMIQKIEKKKIPNFSNLDPKFLNKSFDLNNEYSIPYIWGATAIGVNTSKINPNYINSWADLWNKKYYKSISLIDDAKEVFQIALLKLGYPGNTKNLKYIQKSFIELKKLMPNIISFNSDNPGYPFIDGSVNIGMIWNGAAYSVKKLGIPLKFIWPKEGGIFWMDSFVIPINAKNIEGALKLINFLLRPDIAAQIAIKTGYSTPNLKAQKLLPIDMLNNNMLYPNNEIIKKGIWQNDVGMNISKKYEIYFQQLKNL
- the prmB gene encoding 50S ribosomal protein L3 N(5)-glutamine methyltransferase; translated protein: MVIDLHLLLKEEIIYELLSIQDVVRWITSCFNMSNLWYGHGNDNPWDEALNLVLSVLSLPPYLWDKVYTAKLSFKERKLIYKLVLKRIKKKIPVVYLTKKTWFCGHELYIDNRVLIPRSPISELINNKFKYIIPSYKEPKYILDLCTGSGCIAIACAYLFPNSHIDAVDISLDAINVTEYNIQLHGLENRITPICSNLFEKLKKLNYDLIITNPPYVDKKDINFLPKEYSYEPKISLVSDNNGTEIIEKIISQAFSYLKKDGILICEVGDKMINIIEKYPEKCFQWLKIKNGGIGIFKMQNI
- the aroC gene encoding chorismate synthase, which produces MAGNSIGKLFKVTTFGESHGKTLGCIIDGVPPKIPLKPNDLQKDLDRRKPGSSKYTSPRKEIDKIEILSGVFNGLTTGTSIGLQINNMDVRSKDYNNIKNIFRPGHADYTYEKKYGIRDYRGGGRSSARETTMRVAAGAIAKKYLLMKFNLKIQGYLSQIGNIICNFDNWDEVNKNPFFCPNQYQIKSLQDLINNLKKNGDSIGAKITIIVKNVPIGLGEPVFDKLDAEIAHAIMSINAVKGIEIGDGFNSINKLGSKYRDEIRLDGFQSNNSGGILGGISTGQNIIIHFVVKPTSSISIPGKTINLLGKETVCVTQGRHDPCVGIRAVPIGEAMVAIILMDHFLRYRAQCIDNILK
- a CDS encoding redoxin domain-containing protein, producing the protein MILVTKKAPDFYAPAVLPDGSIIDNFNLYKYSKNTITVIFFWPLDFTFVCPTEIITFNKYYNHFKKRNVKILGISCDSQFVHYAWRNTPINQGGIGNIKFIMISDIKKNIQKSYGIEHPELGIALRALFLIDTKGIIRHQLINDLPFGRNINEVIRMIDAVEHNEKYGDVCPAQWEKGKKSINPTSKGIINYLSNNINELY
- a CDS encoding methyltransferase; the protein is MNILLPINQYFLRLFKNKFINHKVLFAGNMRDKMPIYLDTLVSFINTHKYDYYIWLKKIVNRNIYYGIMNENIYKKYNFNVLIFFWLKNKKESIFILKNILSLFTFKSEIYVIGANKSGIKNIKNIKELEMIYFEKIISIRKHIIFYAILKKKISFHINDYWNHYYYKNFKIYNLPGVFGGNKFDHGSKFLISTIFNNLNIKGKVLDLGCGSGIISTILSNNIKKHRKKFLLYSTDIDIKAIISTKKTLNKNFLENNNVFPSNVYSKVNQKFDFIISNPPIHDDLYYSLKFIYQMINKFKNKTKYNGKLLFVINNFVSCSKIFNKFLLKFNILSKNKNFSVYSIKNINN
- a CDS encoding symmetrical bis(5'-nucleosyl)-tetraphosphatase, giving the protein MTTYLIGDIHGYYNELISLLKKINFNYKKDQLWITGDLIARGPDSIKVLCYLYSIKNSVKLVLGNHDLYLISLVLGYYNNVNDPKILQLLENKKIVFIINTWLKYQPLVQYDKNKKILMSHAGITPQWNNIKEILSFSYEAENIISGKNNKIFIDYISNEDYQVNDWKQNTLIGFERFNFIVNSLTKMRYCYPNGTLEMFTKKAPDNISSTVLKPWFSIPNILYKKYTIFFGHWSDLQGGKYTPNNIIGLDTGCCWGKKLTIFSWEKKKFFSEICRI
- the apaG gene encoding Co2+/Mg2+ efflux protein ApaG, producing MKSLLSQVYIRSHSIYIESQSIPTINRYVFVYTITIHNVGKKILQLISRYWTITNGNGQKTQIYGEGVIGKKPYIRPGNDFHYTSGAILETPIGIMQGHYIMIDEKNNVYHVDIPIFRLAIKTYIH